One Cheilinus undulatus linkage group 22, ASM1832078v1, whole genome shotgun sequence DNA window includes the following coding sequences:
- the gc2 gene encoding retinal guanylyl cyclase 2, with amino-acid sequence MAFSCLLPCSTQAAWFRLGVVGPWGCDPLFAKALPSVAAQLAVNRINKDPSLSYAATFDFVVLQEPCETSRALETFIGFHTKASAYIGLANPGYCDAASMLSKGWNKALFSWGCVGYELDDVRNHPTFAFSMPRPTLVLLSIIKYFRWAHVGIISSSDDIWVETATKVADSLRSHGLPVKLVSFLENTPHGIRRTLAKIRKMKEIKVAILCMHSALIGGVVQKLLLETAYDMQMIDGSLVFVPYDTLLYSMPYHNVSYPALRGNSKLLRAYDAVLTITIDSPQASFYDAYREAMERREVARTLKPQQVSPLFGTIYNSILFMAHAAHRVRESGEWMSGGNLARRTNNLAFQGFSHPIKTNTSGEVLLDYLILDTDGLSWELKPTYRIDMDASMVHFLGRDIHFPHGYGPRKDSMCWFTPGVICSGGVDLFSVITMFLWAVALSVFAVAFIYCIRRRINQIRLVRGPNKILLSLDDVTFINPSISNKKLSLDSSKASGMKSISECSILSPVSTQSPATYENSNVVIYEGDWAWLKRLPDGTFSSIHPKTSQVFELMKDMRHENVNPFLGFFHDCGVFAIVTEFCSRGSLEDLLLNEDVKLDWMFKSSLLLDLIKGMKYLHHRGVSHSRLKSRNCVVDGRFVLKVTDYGYNEVLEAQRFPYVEPPAEELLWTAPEILRIFGQPGLHGTTAGDVYSFSIVMQEVVIRGPPFCMLDLSANDIIEKLRKPPPLCRPVVSPDYAPLECIQLMKQCWSEQPDKRPSFEEIFDQFKNINKGKKTNIIDSMLRMLEQYSSNLEELIRERTEELEIEKQKTEKLLTQMLPPSVAEALKVGGTVEPEHFDSVSLYFSDIVGFTTISANSEPIEVVDLLNDLYTVFDAIIGNHDVYKVETIGDAYMVASGVPIRNGNRHVAEIANMALDILSAVGTFKMRHMPDVPVRIRIGLHTGPCVAGVVGLTMPRYCLFGDTVTTASRMESSGLPYRIHVHESVVKVLIDLNQGYKLELRGKTEVQGKQVEETYWLVGKEGFTKPLPVPPVLKSG; translated from the exons ATGGCCTTCTCATGTCTGTTGCCCTGCTCAACACAAGCAGCCTGGTTTCGGCTTGGAGTGGTGGGACCCTGGGGGTGTGATCCCCTCTTTGCCAAGGCCCTTCCCAGTGTAGCAGCACAGCTGGCCGTAAACCGCATCAACAAGGACCCGTCGCTATCCTATGCTGCAACTTTTGACTTCGTTGTGCTGCAG GAGCCGTGTGAAACATCAAGAGCACTCGAGACGTTCATCGGTTTCCACACCAAGGCCTCGGCGTATATCGGACTAGCAAACCCTGGCTACTGTGATGCTGCTTCAATGCTAAGCAAAGGCTGGAACAAA GCACTGTTTTCTTGGGGGTGTGTTGGCTATGAACTGGATGATGTTCGGAACCACCCAACTTTTGCCTTCTCCATGCCAAGGCCCACCTTGGTGCTGCTCAGCATCATAAAGTACTTCAGGTGGGCCCACGTTGGCATCATCTCTTCTTCAGATGACATCTGGGTAGAGACAGCCACCAAG GTAGCTGATTCCCTGAGGAGCCATGGCCTGCCAGTCAAACTGGTAAGTTTTCTGGAGAACACGCCTCATGGCATAAGGCGAACTCTGGCTAAGATCCgcaaaatgaaagaaatcaaAG TTGCGATCCTCTGCATGCATTCTGCACTGATTGGTGGCGTAGTCCAGAAGCTGCTGTTGGAGACGGCGTATGACATGCAGATGATTGACGGCTCCTTGGTCTTCGTGCCCTATGACACCCTGCTCTACAGCATGCCCTACCACAATGTGTCCTACCCAGCTCTGAGGGGCAACAGCAAACTACTGCGGGCCTATGATGCTGTGCTAACCATCACCATCGACTCGCCACAGGCGTCGTTCTATGATGCCTACAGAGAGGCCATGGAAAGGCGAGAGGTGGCGAGGACTCTGAAGCCACAGCAG GTGTCTCCTCTCTTTGGCACCATCTACAACTCCATCCTCTTTATGGCTCATGCTGCACATCGGGTCAGGGAATCTGGAGAGTGGATGTCTGGGGGAAACCTGGCAAGACGTACCAATAACCTGGCCTTCCAG GGTTTCAGCCAtccaatcaaaacaaacactTCTGGAGAAGTTCTGCTTGACTACCTGATTCTGGACACAGATGGACTCTCCTGGGAGCTGAAACCAACATACAG GATTGACATGGATGCCAGTATGGTGCACTTCCTTGGTCGAGACATCCACTTCCCACATGGCTATGGACCCAGAAAGGACTCGATGTGCTGGTTTACTCCTGGAGTCATCTGCTCAGGAG GGGTGGACTTGTTCTCAGTCATCACCATGTTCCTCTGGGCCGTAGCGCTTTCTGTTTTTGCAGTGGCATTTATTTACTGCATCAG GCGGCGAATCAATCAGATTCGTCTAGTCAGGGGTCCAAACAAGATTTTGCTGTCTCTGGATGATGTCACATTTATAAACCCATCAATCAGCAATAAG AAACTGAGTCTTGACAGCAGCAAGGCCAGTGGCATGAAGAGCATATCAGAGTGCAGCATTTTGTCACCAGTCTCCACCCAATCCCCGGCCACCTATGAGAACTCCAATGTTGTAATATATGAG GGTGACTGGGCATGGTTGAAGAGACTTCCGGATGGGACATTCAGCAGCATCCATCCCAAAACCAGCCAAGTGTTTGAGCTG ATGAAGGACATGCGCCATGAGAATGTGAACCCCTTCCTGGGCTTCTTTCATGACTGCGGCGTGTTCGCCATTGTGACCGAGTTCTGCTCCAGAGGGAGTTTGGAGGACCTGCTGCTGAACGAGGACGTCAAACTCGACTGGATGTTCAAGTCATCTCTGCTACTGGATCTGATAAAG GGGATGAAATACCTCCATCACCGTGGGGTGTCCCACAGTCGTCTGAAGTCCCGTAACTGTGTTGTCGATGGGCGTTTTGTCCTGAAGGTCACAGACTACGGCTACAATGAGGTTCTGGAGGCTCAGAGGTTCCCTTACGTTGAACCACCTGCAGAAG AGTTGCTGTGGACGGCACCAGAGATCCTGAGGATCTTTGGGCAGCCAGGTCTTCATGGTACCACAGCTGGTGACGTGTACAGCTTTTCAATCGTCATGCAGGAAGTGGTAATCAGAGGGCCTCCATTCTGTATGCTGGACCTGTCTGCTAACG acaTTATAGAGAAGCTGCGCAAGCCTCCTCCACTGTGTCGTCCAGTGGTCAGTCCAGACTACGCTCCATTAGAGTGCATCCAGCTGATGAAACAGTGCTGGAGCGAGCAGCCGGACAAGAGACCCAGCTTTGAAGAGATCTTTGACCAG TTTAAGAACATTAACAAGggcaagaaaacaaacatcatAGACTCGATGCTGCGAATGCTGGAGCAGTACTCGTCTAACTTGGAGGAGCTGATCAGAGAGAGAACGGAGGAGCTGGAGATCGAGAAACAGAAGACGGAGAAGCTGCTGACACAGATGCTTCCTCC CTCTGTTGCCGAGGCCCTGAAAGTCGGAGGAACAGTTGAACCCGAGCATTTTGACAGTGTGTCTCTTTACTTCAGCGACATTGTCGGCTTCACCACCATCTCAGCCAACAGTGAACCCATCGAGGTTGTCGACCTGCTCAACGACCTTTACACGGTGTTTGACGCCATTATAGGAAACCATGATGTCTACAAG GTGGAGACGATAGGAGATGCTTACATGGTGGCGTCAGGTGTTCCCATCCGGAACGGGAACCGCCACGTTGCAGAGATAGCAAACATGGCACTGGACATCCTGAGCGCTGTGGGCACGTTCAAAATGAGACACATGCCTGATGTTCCTGTCAGGATACGGATAGGACTACACacag GTCCTTGTGTGGCTGGCGTGGTTGGTCTCACTATGCCCCGCTACTGTCTGTTTGGAGACACGGTGACCACAGCTTCTAGAATGGAGTCCAGCGGGCTGC CCTACAGGATCCACGTCCATGAGAGCGTAGTAAAAGTCCTGATAGACCTTAACCAGGGCTACAAACTAGAGTTAAGAGGCAAGACCGAAGTCCAG GGGAAGCAAGTCGAGGAGACCTACTGGCTTGTTGGCAAGGAGGGCTTTACCAAACCTCTGCCTGTCCCTCCAGTGCTCAAATCTGGGTAG
- the LOC121504322 gene encoding complement C1q-like protein 2 — protein MCCEFGDLKAKIAALETKLQDSENQIAALKSKEGKKLAFSAEVGPRGAVGPFDSETTLVYQTVITNEGNAYNSSTGIFSAPYDGIYYFTIFHHAGGGPGTELFLYKNDQRVVQTQDHPAVHETAHNGGNAVFLQLNQGDQVYVRMGPNQHVWGSGLHTTFSGFLVDM, from the exons ATGTGCTGTGAGTTTGGTGATCTGAAAGCAAAGATAGCGGCTTTAGAAACTAAGCTGCAGGACAGTGAAAACCAGATTGCAGCTCTGAAGAGCAAAG AGGGGAAAAAGCTGGCCTTCAGTGCAGAGGTAGGCCCGAGAGGAGCTGTCGGACCTTTTGACTCAGAGACGACACTCGTCTACCAGACCGTGATCACGAATGAAGGAAATGCCTACAATTCATCAACAG GAATTTTCAGTGCACCTTATGATGGAATTTACTACTTCACCATCTTCCACCACGCTGGAGGAGGACCAGGGACCGAGCTGTTCCTCTACAAGAATGACCAGCGTGTGGTGCAGACGCAGGATCACCCAGCGGTTCACGAGACGGCTCATAATGGAGGGAATGCCGTATTCCTGCAGCTGAATCAAGGAGACCAGGTGTATGTGCGCATGGGTCCAAACCAGCACGTGTGGGGCTCTGGACTCCACACGACCTTCAGCGGGTTTCTGGTCGACATGTGA